A window from Drosophila nasuta strain 15112-1781.00 chromosome 3, ASM2355853v1, whole genome shotgun sequence encodes these proteins:
- the LOC132790698 gene encoding fibrinogen-like protein 1 has protein sequence MCKIKINATVFLIILQIFLVAAADFEETCESDQRMEEQCLNQTYKVVKPLLDHLNQVKNELKESEIEEKKLKELNVKIHEKSMREAALLDEYKNKVMKGEIDLQSCQIKVDKLESEINSLQNIILKLKGELSDKSTNLENCELQFKNLNSTIIENIQNNTKYQKTLELNLEKSKSKLIKQDKDIQLCQSEIDTLNRTSENIREQQKKIELQFKDSQTKLLDKVKENQQCRAEVDTLNKSLPNTIIPSSCSPFGDYPGVHEIRVSGVGFFDVLCDSQLAGPGWIVIQQRVGGKENFNRDWATYRKGFGSYNSDFFLGLDKMHRITSLQRSELYIHLVAVNGTVYFARYDDFKISNEDNGYKLSLGKFKGNVNDAMRYVDNMKFSTFDRDNDNYKNNCAEYYKSGWWYNACFYCNLNKEYLIHQTIDLKEIKMLVRPKQ, from the exons atgtgtaaaataaaaatcaacgcAACTGTTTTCTTAATAATTCTTCAAATATTCTTGGTGGCCGCAGCTGACTTCGAAGAG ACATGTGAATCCGACCAACGAATGGAAGAACAGTGCCTCAATCAGACCTATAAAGTTGTGAAACCGTTGCTCGATCATTTAAACCAGGTTAAAAATGAGTTAAAAGAAAGTGAAATTGAGGAAAAGAAGCTTAAagaattaaatgtaaaaattcatgaaaaatCCATGAGGGAGGCAGCTCTATTAGatgagtataaaaacaaagtaatgAAAGGGGAAATCGATTTGCAATCGTgtcaaattaaagttgataAACTAGAATCTGAAATTAATTcactacaaaatattattttgaaattaaaaggaGAATTATCTGATAAATCCACCAACTTAGAAAATTGCGAACTTCAATTCAAAAATCTTAATTCTACCATAATTgagaatattcaaaataatactaaatatcaGAAAACACTTGAGTTGAATTTAGAGAAGAGTAAATctaaattaataaagcaaGATAAAGATATTCAGTTATGCCAATCTGAAATTGATACATTGAACAGGACATCAGAAAATATCAGagaacaacagaaaaaaattgaattgcaatttaaagaTAGTCAAACTAAGCTATTAGATAAGGTGAAAGAAAATCAGCAATGTCGAGCTGAAGTTGATACATTGAATAAGAGTTTACCCAATACTATTATCCCATCAAGTTGCTCTCCTTTTGGAGATTATCCTGGTGTTCATGAAATAAGAGTTTCTGGAGTTGGTTTCTTCGATGTTTTATGCGATAGTCAGTTAGCTGGACCTGGATGGATTGTAATACAACAGAGAGTTGGGGGAAAGGAGAATTTTAATAGGGATTGGGCAACGTATCGCAAAGGTTTCGGTTCTTATAATAGTGATTTCTTCCTCGGATTGGACAAAATGCATCGTATCACGAGCTTGCAACGTTCCGAACTGTATATACATTTGGTTGCTGTGAATGGGACTGTTTACTTCGCTCGTTATGACGACTTCAAAATATCTAATGAAGACAATGGATACAAACTGAGTTTGGGTAAATTCAAGGGAAATGTTAACGATGCAATGCGTTACGTTGACAACATGAAATTCTCAACATTCGATCGCGACAACGACAATTATAAGAACAATTGTGCGGAATATTATAAAAGTGGCTGGTGGTACAACGCTTGTTTTTATTG taatttaaataaggAATATTTAATTCACCAAACGATCGATCTTAAAGAAATTAAGATGTTAGTACGCCCCAAGCAATGA
- the LOC132792971 gene encoding fibroleukin-like yields MCKIKINATVFLIILQIFLVAAADFEETCESDQRMEEQCLNQTYKIVKPLLNYLEQVKNELKESEIEEKKFKELNVKIHEKSMREAALLDEYKNKVMKGEIDLQSCQIKVDKLESEINSLQNIIVKLKGELADKSTNLENCELQFKNLNSTIIENIQNNTEYQKTLELNLEESKTKLIKQNKDIQICQSEIDTLHRTSENIREQQKKIELQFKDGQTKLIEKVKENQLCQSKIDTLHRTSENIREEQKKIELQFKDSQTKLLDKVKENQLCRAEVDTLQRTSENIREQKNKIELQFKNSQTKLIDKMKENQLCQSKIDTLHRTSENIREQQKKIELQFKDSQTKLLNKVKENQQCRTEVDTLNKTLPNTIIPSSCSPFGDYPGIHEIRVSGVGFFDVLCDSQLAGPGWIVIQQRVGGIECFNRDWATYRKGFGSYNSDFFLGLEKIHRITSLQRSELYIHLVAVNGTVYFARYDDFKISNEDNGYKLSLGKFKGNVYDGMRYGDNMKFSTFDRDNDYGGGNCAKEFSSGWWYNSCYVCNYNLKHLIHLLIELKEIKMLIRPKQ; encoded by the exons atgtgcaaaataaaaatcaacgcAACTGTTTTCTTAATAATTCTTCAAATATTCTTGGTGGCCGCAGCTGACTTCGAAGAG ACGTGTGAATCCGACCAACGAATGGAAGAACAATGCCTCAATCAGACCTATAAAATTGTGAAACctttgttaaattatttagaaCAGGTTAAAAATGAGTTAAAAGAAAGTGAAATTGAGGAAAAGaagtttaaagaattaaatgtaaaaattcatgaaaaatCCATGAGGGAGGCAGCTCTATTAGatgagtataaaaacaaagtaatgAAAGGGGAAATCGATTTGCAATCATgtcaaattaaagttgataaattagaatctgaaattaattcactacaaaatattattgtgaaattaaaagGAGAGTTAGCTGATAAATCCACAAACTTAGAAAATTGCGAACTTCAATTCAAAAATCTTAATTCTACCATAATTgagaatattcaaaataatactgAATATCAGAAAACACTTGAGCTGAATTTAGAGGAGagtaaaactaaattaataaagcaaaataaagaTATTCAAATATGCCAATCTGAAATTGATACATTGCACAGGACATCAGAAAATATCAGagaacaacagaaaaaaattgaattgcaatttaaagaTGGTCAAACTAAGCTAATAGAGAAGGTGAAAGAAAATCAATTATGTCAATCTAAAATTGACACATTGCACAGGACATCAGAAAATATCAGagaagaacagaaaaaaattgaattgcaatttaaagaTAGTCAAACTAAGCTATTAGATAAGGTGAAAGAAAATCAGCTATGTCGAGCTGAAGTTGATACATTGCAAAGGACATCAGAAAATATCAGAGaacaaaagaacaaaattgaattgcaatttaaaaatagtcaAACTAAGCTAATAGATAAGATGAAAGAAAATCAGTTATGTCAATCTAAAATTGACACATTGCACAGGACATCAGAAAATATCAGagaacaacagaaaaaaattgaattgcaatttaaagaTAGTCAAACTAAGCTATTAAATAAGGTGAAAGAAAATCAGCAATGTCGAACTGAAGTTGATACATTGAATAAGACTTTACCCAATACTATTATTCCATCAAGTTGCTCTCCTTTTGGAGATTATCCTGGTATTCATGAAATAAGAGTTTCTGGAGTTGGTTTCTTCGATGTTTTATGCGATAGTCAGTTAGCTGGACCTGGATGGATTGTAATACAACAGCGAGTTGGGGGAATTGAGTGTTTCAATAGAGATTGGGCAACGTATCGCAAAGGTTTCGGCTCTTATAATAGTGATTTCTTCCTCGGATTGGAGAAAATACATCGTATCACGAGCTTGCAACGTTCCGAACTGTATATACATTTGGTTGCTGTGAATGGGACTGTTTACTTCGCTCGTTATGACGACTTCAAAATATCTAATGAAGACAATGGATACAAACTGAGTTTGGGTAAATTCAAGGGAAATGTTTACGATGGAATGAGATACGGTGACAACATGAAATTCTCAACATTTGATCGCGATAATGATTATGGCGGTGGTAATTGCGCGAAGGAATTTAGTAGTGGTTGGTGGTACAACTCTTGTTATGTTTg TAATTATAATCTGAAACATTTAATTCACCTATTGATCGAACTTAAAGAAATTAAGATGTTAATACGCCCCAAGCAATGA
- the LOC132788223 gene encoding trypsin epsilon-like, producing the protein MEQLRFEIGIGLVLLLFVGVAAGQAEYYYNNVTDYTYLDDRSSRFPPLSFSSNENITAIEELDAFPNRIVNGKRIACHRAPYQVALHYNGYFMCGGSILSRHWILTAAHCVAGSRGKFKVRVGSTQQQRGGQLHRVKLVIANARYNSKSMRNDLALLRLATPLRFGNCVQPIKLPNSRRRRLPNCYLVSGWGLSSASAKNVQRYLLGTKVCKVTHNRCRQLYQRGGVRIYRQMLCASRLGHDSCSGDSGGPLAYGRRLYGVVSFGIGCANRNYPGVYVHVRKSKRWIRSVMRKYSKS; encoded by the coding sequence ATGGAGCAACTTCgatttgaaattggaattggattggtgttgctgctttttgtgGGAGTAGCTGCTGGACAAGCGGAATATTACTACAATAATGTGACAGATTACACGTATTTAGATGACCGATCGTCTCGCTTTCCACCGCTTAGCTTCTCCagtaatgaaaatattacGGCCATCGAGGAGCTTGACGCTTTTCCCAATCGCATCGTCAATGGCAAACGCATCGCCTGCCATCGAGCACCTTACCAAGTGGCGCTCCACTATAACGGATACTTCATGTGCGGCGGCAGCATTCTCTCGCGACATTGGATTCTGACTGCAGCACATTGTGTGGCAGGTAGTCGTGGCAAGTTCAAGGTGCGTGTGGGATCCACGCAACAGCAACGTGGCGGGCAATTGCATCGCGTCAAATTGGTGATTGCGAATGCCAGatacaacagcaagagcatgCGCAATGATTTGGCTTTGTTGCGCCTGGCCACGCCCCTGCGCTTTGGCAACTGCGTGCAGCCCATCAAGTTGCCCAACAGTCGGAGAAGACGTCTTCCGAACTGTTATCTCGTCAGTGGTTGGGGACTGAGCAGTGCTTCGGCCAAGAACGTGCAACGCTATCTGCTTGGCACAAAAGTCTGCAAGGTGACACACAATCGTTGCAGGCAGTTGTATCAACGTGGTGGCGTTCGCATCTATCGGCAGATGTTGTGTGCCTCGCGTTTGGGCCACGACAGCTGCTCCGGGGACTCGGGCGGACCACTCGCTTATGGGCGCAGGCTCTATGGAGTTGTTTCCTTTGGCATTGGCTGCGCCAACCGCAACTATCCGGGCGTTTATGTGCATGTTCGAAAATCCAAGCGATGGATACGAAGTGTCATGAGGAAGTACTCAAAAAGTTAA
- the LOC132788986 gene encoding LOW QUALITY PROTEIN: epsin-2 (The sequence of the model RefSeq protein was modified relative to this genomic sequence to represent the inferred CDS: deleted 1 base in 1 codon), with translation MQVNVAGLRRNIKNLAHNYSDAQVKVREATSNDPWGPSATIMAEIADLTYNVVAFSEIMQMIWKRLNDHGKNWRHVYKALILLEYLIKTGTEKVAQQCKENIFAIQTLREFVYFEEGKDQGTHVREKAKQLVNLLKDDERLKNERVKALKAKERFALHPSGFGSDGYIDGPSQRDLPPGWQEEPPKNASELEMVRPQTAGEEELQLQLAMAMSREEAEQEEAKRRSDDVRLQLALSQSEQDFKDSSGRPIPAPKKEEPQSHLLDLLDISLGATSISSPPLGAAGGGPSAVVDPWAAASQLPDPWAGNAAAQVDPWHANAAPPRTIMSTGVPLGAAAPPGDAWGLRAQSPSVASGSSNEGWLQTNGNASQNGAARAASASVPVDAWLTKSTAGVGLAAAPAPQRVANNGSSADPWLTETPLAAAPIAAAAAQPADPWATTQATTAALDDPWKAVQTGAIKKQSPDFDEFDLITNRNKSGEHNNSNASNNNNNASLLDDMDPLSSNYGNNSSVHPSTGATAKKPLKDPHSFLGENSALVNLDNLIKPIAPQTQSGLVQAYNPFADNVMPPKTNLFQQQQPAVPSINQLKQQPPFAVNMNQDPWAPVSGGVSAASQPKQPLRPTSLKLTDDFELLSAFSKPVSLTPHPNPQSSTQVHNNNNNNSSGNNMINNNNNNVMYGQSYYSPSIDSIRNMDIMAETPQRSYFPSPSAPSGPYSNYSTPIGYSSYTQSYSSALSESLAETPGISISPLGYNNAAPQDVFYGNSNASTAGNQCKLEQNNNMPWIKPEAAATNPFLS, from the exons ATGCAGGTCAATGTCGCCGGACTACGCAGAAACATCAAGAATCTCGCGCACAACTATTCGGATGCACag GTGAAAGTGCGCGAGGCAACGTCCAATGATCCATGGGGGCCATCGGCCACAATTATGGCCGAAATTGCCGATTTGACGTACAATGTGGTTGCCTTCTCGGAGATTATGCAAATGATATGGAAGCGCTTGAACGATCACGGCAAGAACTGGCGTCATGTCTATAAGGCGCTCATACTGCTCGAGTATCTGATCAAAACCGGCACCGAGAAAGTCGCTCAACAGTGCAAGGAGAAtatttttgccatacaaacgTTGCGTGAGTTTGTCTACTTCGAGGAGGGCAAGGATCAGGGAACGCATGTGCGTGAGAAGGCCAAGCAGCTGGTCAATCTGCTGAAGGATGACGAACGACTG AAAAACGAGCGTGTGAAGGCATTGAAAGCCAAAGAACGCTTCGCTCTGCATCCGAGTGGATTTGGCAGCGATGGCTATATCGATGGACCGTCACAGAGAGATCTGCCGCCGGGCTGGCAAGAGGAGCCGCCGAAAAATGCCTCCGAGCTGGAAATGGTGCGACCACAAACCGCTGGCGAGgaggagctgcagctgcagcttgcCATGGCCATGTCCCGGGAGGAAGCCGAGCAGGAAGAGGCGAAGCGGCGCAGCGACGATGTGCGTCTGCAGCTAGCGCTCAGCCAGAGTGAGCAAGACTTCAA GGACTCGAGTGGTCGACCTATTCCGGCACCCAAAAAGGAGGAGCCACAAAGCCATCTGCTTGATTTGCTCGACATTTCGCTGGGCGCCACAAGCATTTCGAGTCCTCCGCTAGGTGCTGCCGGTGGCGGCCcctctgctgttgttgatccCTGGGCTGCAGCTAGTCAGCTGCCAGATCCTTGGGCAGGCAACGCTGCGGCACAAGTGGATCCATGGCATGCGAATGCAGCGCCACCGCGCACCATCATGAGCACGGGCGTGCCGCTGGGTGCAGCTGCTCCGCCAGGCGATGCCTGGGGGCTGCGTGCACAGTCACCGTCAGTGGCGTCAGGCTCCTCCAACGAGGGCTGGCTGCAGACCAATGGCAATGCCAGCCAAAATGGCGCAGCGCGagctgcttcagcttctgtGCCCGTCGACGCTTGGCTAACGAAGTCCACGGCGGGCGTTGGCTTGGCCGCAGCACCAGCACCACAGCGAGTGGCCAACAATGGCAGTTCAGCAGATCCTTGGCTCACTGAGACGCCGCTTGCGGCAGCAccaattgcagcagctgccgcgcAGCCAGCAGATCCTTGGGCAACGACACAGGCAACGACAGCAGCGCTCGATGATCCCTGGAAGGCAGTGCAAACGGGCGCCATTAAG AAACAATCACCCGACTTTGATGAGTTCGATTTGATTACCAATCGCAATAAGAGTGGCGAACACAATAATTCCAATGCctccaataacaacaataatg CTTCGCTGCTGGATGACATGGATCCGCTATCGTCAAATtatggcaacaacagctcaGTGCATCCATCGACGGGCGCCACCGCCAAGAAGCCATTGAAGGATCCGCACTCATTCCTCGGCGAGAACTCGGCACTGGTTAATTTGGATAATCTGATTAAGCCAATTGCGCCGCAAACGCAATCGGGTCTAGTGCAAGCCTACAATCCATTTGCGGACAATGTGATGCCACCCAAAACGAATCTattccagcagcagcagccagcc GTGCCGTCCATCAATCAGTTGAAACAACAGCCGCCCTTCGCAGTCAATATGAATCAGGATCCCTGGGCGCCGGTTAGCGGTGGCGTCAGTGCAGCCTCTCAG CCGAAGCAGCCTTTGCGTCCGACCAGCTTGAAGCTGACCGATGACTTTGAGCTGCTGAGTGCGTTCAGTAAACCCGTCTCCCTAACCCCTCATCCCAATCCACAGTCAAGCACGCAAgttcacaacaacaacaacaacaatagcagcggcaacaacatgatcaacaacaacaacaataatgtgATGTATGGCCAGAGTTATTATAGTCCAAGCATTGATAGCATTCGCAACATGGATATCATGGCCGAGACGCCACAACGTTCCTACTTTCCGAGTCCCTCGGCGCCCTCTGGGCCATATAGCAACTATAGTACGCCGATCGGTTATTCCAGCTATACGCAGAGCTATAGCAGTGCTCTATCCGAATCGTTGGCCGAGACGCCAGGCATCAGCATTTCACCGTTGGGCTACAACAATGCAGCACCTCAAGATGTCTTCTATGGCAATTCGAATGCTTCGACAGCTGGAAATCAGTGCAAGCTGGAA CAAAATAACAACATGCCGTGGATAAAGCCGgaggcagcagccacaaatcCGTTTCTATCTTAA